From Xiphophorus couchianus chromosome 23, X_couchianus-1.0, whole genome shotgun sequence, one genomic window encodes:
- the LOC114138673 gene encoding uncharacterized protein LOC114138673 isoform X1 — protein sequence MASLSQTDEISHQISLKLVDVGGNVSLHCPVTKTERKFFYWYKQPLGHMLQTVATGSLTEKKLDEQFNNSRFNLTAGDSQCSLTIKNISKEDEATYFCQSGTAYFQSFAAGMYLAVNDHDSRTLTHVRQTPETTSVQDGDTVNLHCSLLSKTSVNSSQCPAKNNVYWFRVGFGASHSSFIYTNQNSCDAQQRSCDYRLSKTIQNSSDAGMYYCAVVTCGKILFGEGTKVETSLSFSPSVLVLSVLLACCVTLIVALIVYIKLRVVGHCEGADTDPSGRCKSSRNQATDTGTRGDEANYVALNFSTKKTKGVKRRIESPPECVYSAVRGGHPTLHEMS from the exons atgGCTT ccctTAGTCAAACTGATGAAATTTCTCATCAGATCTCTTTGAAACTGGTTGACGTTGGTGGGAATGTTTCTCTGCATTGTCCAGTTACAAAGACGGAGCGCAAATTCTTCTACTGGTACAAGCAGCCGCTTGGACATATGCTCCAGACAGTTGCCACAGGAagcttgacagaaaaaaaactggatgaacAATTTAACAACAGTCGCTTTAATTTAACAGCGGGGGATTCTCAGTGCTCTCTTACTATCAAGAATATCAGTAAAGAGGATGAAGCAACATATTTCTGTCAAAGTGGGACTGCTtattttcagagttttgctGCAGGGATGTACTTGGCTGTAAACG ATCATGACAGTCGAACACTGACTCATGTCAGACAAACTCCAGAGACAACATCAGTCCAAGACGGGGACACAGTTAATCTCCATTGTTCTCTTCTCTCCAAGACGTCTGTAAACTCCAGTCAATGTCCAGCTAAAAACAATGTGTACTGGTTCAGAGTCGGATTCGGAGCCTCTCATTCAAGCTTTATTTATACTAACCAAAACAGCTGTGATGCTCAGCAAAGGAGCTGTGACTACCGACTGTCAAAAACTATACAGAACTCCTCAGATGCTGGAATGTATTACTGTGCTGTGGTCACATGTGGGAAGATCCTGTTTGGAGAAGGAACTAAAGTAGAAACAA gttTATCTTTCAGTCCATCTGTTCTTGTACTTAGTGTGTTGTTGGCGTGCTGCGTGACTCTAATTGTTGCTCTTATTGTCTACATAAAACTAAGAGTTGTTGGACATTGTGAAG GGGCAGATACAGACCCATCTGGACGATGCAAGTCATCGAGGAACCAGGCAACAGACACA GGCACTCGTGGAGATGAAGCCAATTATGTAGCTCTTAATTTCtccacaaagaagacaaaaggCGTGAAGAGGAGGATAGAATCACCACCAGAGTGTGTGTACTCAGCTGTGAGAGGAGGTCATCCCACACTGCATGAAATGTCTTAG
- the LOC114138852 gene encoding uncharacterized protein LOC114138852, with protein MMIILYTVLLFPIGRCTQEYTTKTVSVGEDVTLTCSWRRNSSGYLFWMKVAAGNLPEILGATYTFDGIIVNSTPRITTEKEPGTFLLHIKQTELKDTAFYYCEEISELQKSLQNVTFLKVKGPEAEITTVVQELPSLPVHLRDSVTLQCLVQSESDDHASSDHHSVHWFKAKFDESHPSKLYVHGKSASKCERIPETPSVRKCVHNFSLNNVGSSDAGTYYCAVVTCGHLLFGKGTKLEIEGSLFVSHYVGAIMFIVLLCAALAITVTVIVRLNHTNKKLRRGATEAAADSEIAAAQQSLATNEDGLIYSVPNFAKKKAEQKGKRDTKAAGGQCIYAGVRTLGYE; from the exons ATGATGATCATACTTTATACAGTTCTTCTCTTCCCAATTGGAC GATGTACACAAGAATAtacaacaaaaactgtttctgttggAGAAGATGTCACTCTGACATGCAGCTGGAGACGTAATTCATCAGGTTACCTCTTCTGGATGAAAGTTGCTGCTGGAAATTTGCCTGAAATCTTAGGAGCAACTTATACTTTTGATGGCATCATTGTTAACTCTACACCTCGCATCACAACAGAAAAAGAACCAGGAACTTTCCTTCTCCATATAAAGCAAACAGAGCTGAAAGACACTGCTTTTTACTACTGTGAGGAAATATCGGAGCTACAGAAATCCCTTCAGAATGTGACTTTTTTGAAAGTTAAAG GACCAGAAGCTGAAATTACCACTGTTGTTCAAGAACTCCCATCGCTTCCAGTCCATCTAAGAGACTCCGTGACTCTTCAGTGTTTGGTCCAGTCTGAATCTGATGACCATGCAAGTTCAGATCATCACAGTGTTCATTGGTTCAAAGCCAAGTTTGATGAATCTCATCCCAGTAAACTTTATGTTCATGGAAAATCTGCAAGTAAATGTGAGAGGATTCCTGAGACCCCGTCTGTGAGGAAATGTGTCCACAACTTTTCATTGAACAATGTCGGCTCCTCTGATGCGGGAACGTATTACTGTGCCGTGGTCACATGTGGGCACCTACTGTTTGGAAAAGGAACAAAACTGGAAATTGAAG GATCCTTATTTGTCTCTCATTATGTTGGGGCCATTATGTTCATTGTCCTGCTGTGTGCTGCTTTGGCTATCACTGTGACAGTTATTGTCCGACTAAATCACACCAACAAAAAACTAAGGAGAGGCGCCACTG AAGCTGCTGCAGATTCTGAAATAGCTGCAGCTCAACAAAGTTTGGCA aCAAATGAAGATGGTTTGATTTATTCTGTACcaaattttgcaaagaaaaaggctgaacaaaaaggaaagagagaCACAAAGGCAGCGGGCGGACAATGCATCTATGCTGGTGTCCGGACTTTGGGGTATGAATAG
- the LOC114138680 gene encoding uncharacterized protein LOC114138680 produces the protein MHFVTMIRKLTALILLTAASLTQTNEVPHKIPLKVVEVGGNVTLRCPGSNKDGNFFYWYKQPLGHMLQTVATSVLDKQELSEQFPDNRFKFTAGDSQYSLIIKDIIKEDEATYFCQSGTAYFQRFSTGIYLAVNDCKSQTLTHVRQTPETTSVQEGDTVNLHCSLLSSSRDNTSHNLSDYNVYWFRAGFGESHLNFIYTQKNRSSNRSCVSQLSKTIQDSSDTGIYYCAVVTCGKILFGEGTKVETSKPLASVLIVLALLLGLCVIVISILIFSRD, from the exons CTCTGACTCAAACTAATGAGGTTCCTCATAAGATCCCTTTGAAAGTGGTTGAAGTTGGCGGGAATGTTACTCTGCGTTGTCCAGGTTCTAACAAGGATGGCAACTTCTTCTACTGGTACAAGCAGCCGCTTGGACATATGCTCCAGACAGTTGCTACATCAGTTTTAGACAAACAGGAACTGAGTGAACAATTTCCTGACAATCGCTTTAAATTTACGGCAGGAGATTCTCAATACTCTCTTATTATCAAGGATATCATTAAAGAGGATGAAGCAACATATTTCTGTCAAAGTGGGACTGCttattttcagagattttctaCGGGAATATATTTGGCCGTAAACG attGCAAAAGTCAAACACTGACTCATGTCAGACAAACTCCAGAAACGACATCAGTCCAGGAGGGGGACACAGTTAATCTCCACTGTTCTCTTCTCTCCAGCAGTAGAGACAACACCAGTCATAATCTATCTGATTACAATGTGTACTGGTTCAGAGCTGGATTTGGAGAATCacatctgaattttatttacacCCAGAAGAACAGGAGTAGTAATAGAAGCTGTGTCTCCCAGCTGTCCAAAACTATACAGGACTCCTCAGACACTGGGATATATTACTGTGCTGTGGTCACATGTGGAAAGATCTTGTTTGGAGAAGGAACTAAAGTAGAAACAA GTAAACCTTTGGCATCTGTTCTAATTGTCTTGGCTTTGCTGTTGGGTCTTTGTGTGATTGTGATTTCAATTCTTATATTCTCCAGAGATTGA
- the LOC114138672 gene encoding uncharacterized protein LOC114138672 — protein MSCPPRTTNESHSIRMMHMWIVLIFLDQGNSLISVTTGQLGEPVTFTCSLSDSDYSNTRVKWYKQTNGDTLRLITTLMKATTHPLFEKGFSPSRFAANYTTFKSTLTILKTFKEDEALYHCAVSTWNTDEWSGTYLSLKDINTRPLNYSVVQWPTVSAPLQPGDSVTLQCSVLPHSQTGSCPNERRVSWFGVRKDTFRGSIIYTDQNASYNCDKKPDTSSDSKRCVYHFSKNVNSDDSGTYYCALAMCGEIIFGNGTKLEIEVKDGYRWPNYGLLLMCTLVAVSGFAVVITIIRTKGDFWKVDNCLQEKVEKQKLKKEEDTRIYSTVVFGIIKNTSQEGKDEKAVKREKIYGALKP, from the exons ATGTCATGTCCACCACGAACCACAAACGAGTCTCACTCCATCAGGATGATGCACATGTggattgttttgatttttctggaTCAAGGAA ATTCACTGATTTCAGTGACCACAGGCCAACTAGGTGAACCAGTAACCTTTACTTGTTCGCTTTCTGATTCGGACTACAGTAACACTCGAGTAAAGTGGTATAAACAGACTAATGGAGATACTCTAAGATTGATAACAACCCTGATGAAGGCAACTACCCACCCACTATTTGAGAAAGGGTTTTCTCCCTCACGGTTTGCTGCAAACTATACCACATTCAAGAGCACGTTGACTATcctcaaaacttttaaagaagATGAAGCCCTGTATCACTGTGCAGTATCTACCTGGAATACAGATGAGTGGTCTGGGACTTATTTGTCTTTGAAAG ACATAAATACAAGACCATTAAACTACAGTGTTGTTCAGTGGCCAACAGTATCAGCCCCACTTCAGCCTGGGGACTCTGTTACCCTCCAGTGTTCAGTCCTACCTCATTCCCAGACTGGATCTTGTCCAAATGAACGCAGGGTGTCCTGGTTTGGAGTCAGAAAAGACACTTTCCGTGGAAGCATCATCTACACAGATCAAAATGCATCTTACAATTGTGACAAGAAACCTGACACATCATCAGATTCAAAAAGATGTGTTTATCACTTCTCAAAGAATGTCAACTCTGATGATAGTGGGACTTACTACTGTGCACTGGCCATGTGTGGGGAGATTATATTTGGAAATGGAACCAAACTTGAAATTGAAGTCAAAG ACGGCTACAGGTGGCCAAATTATGGCCTGCTTCTGATGTGTACTCTTGTGGCTGTAAGTGGGTTTGCCGTTGTTATTACCATTATCAGGACAAAAGGGGATTTCTGGAAAG TTGATAATTGTCTAcaagaaaaagttgaaaagcagaaactaaag aaagaagAGGACACACGTATTTACTCTACTGTTGTCTTTggtataataaaaaatacaagtcaagaaggaaaagatgaaaaagcagTAAAGAGGGAGAAAATCTATGGTGCTCTAAAACCATAG
- the LOC114138673 gene encoding uncharacterized protein LOC114138673 isoform X2, translated as MASLSQTDEISHQISLKLVDVGGNVSLHCPVTKTERKFFYWYKQPLGHMLQTVATGSLTEKKLDEQFNNSRFNLTAGDSQCSLTIKNISKEDEATYFCQSGTAYFQSFAAGMYLAVNDHDSRTLTHVRQTPETTSVQDGDTVNLHCSLLSKTSVNSSQCPAKNNVYWFRVGFGASHSSFIYTNQNSCDAQQRSCDYRLSKTIQNSSDAGMYYCAVVTCGKILFGEGTKVETRADTDPSGRCKSSRNQATDTGTRGDEANYVALNFSTKKTKGVKRRIESPPECVYSAVRGGHPTLHEMS; from the exons atgGCTT ccctTAGTCAAACTGATGAAATTTCTCATCAGATCTCTTTGAAACTGGTTGACGTTGGTGGGAATGTTTCTCTGCATTGTCCAGTTACAAAGACGGAGCGCAAATTCTTCTACTGGTACAAGCAGCCGCTTGGACATATGCTCCAGACAGTTGCCACAGGAagcttgacagaaaaaaaactggatgaacAATTTAACAACAGTCGCTTTAATTTAACAGCGGGGGATTCTCAGTGCTCTCTTACTATCAAGAATATCAGTAAAGAGGATGAAGCAACATATTTCTGTCAAAGTGGGACTGCTtattttcagagttttgctGCAGGGATGTACTTGGCTGTAAACG ATCATGACAGTCGAACACTGACTCATGTCAGACAAACTCCAGAGACAACATCAGTCCAAGACGGGGACACAGTTAATCTCCATTGTTCTCTTCTCTCCAAGACGTCTGTAAACTCCAGTCAATGTCCAGCTAAAAACAATGTGTACTGGTTCAGAGTCGGATTCGGAGCCTCTCATTCAAGCTTTATTTATACTAACCAAAACAGCTGTGATGCTCAGCAAAGGAGCTGTGACTACCGACTGTCAAAAACTATACAGAACTCCTCAGATGCTGGAATGTATTACTGTGCTGTGGTCACATGTGGGAAGATCCTGTTTGGAGAAGGAACTAAAGTAGAAACAA GGGCAGATACAGACCCATCTGGACGATGCAAGTCATCGAGGAACCAGGCAACAGACACA GGCACTCGTGGAGATGAAGCCAATTATGTAGCTCTTAATTTCtccacaaagaagacaaaaggCGTGAAGAGGAGGATAGAATCACCACCAGAGTGTGTGTACTCAGCTGTGAGAGGAGGTCATCCCACACTGCATGAAATGTCTTAG